The following DNA comes from Rhinolophus sinicus isolate RSC01 linkage group LG06, ASM3656204v1, whole genome shotgun sequence.
gcagccatggtcgatatgtaaatgaatggacatGGCTGTGTTATAGCAAAACTATTTACGAAAACAAGCTATAGTTACCACAAAACATTGTAGTTTGTTGTAAATGTTAATAGTGTGAATTAAAGATtctgcagtaaaataaacttggGCACAGTCTTCTGCATATCCCTGTCTTAGAGAGTCACAGTTCatcctgtcatttaaaaatttctaagagTCATGGGataaaaagcaaacatatttatctctgttttattttgctgcttttttgtgtgtgtgtgtgtgtgtgtgtgtgtgcaaaacaAAGATTACGATCCCTCAGAATCATAGTCCCTTGTGTGCTCTTGGGATGGGCCCATCCTGAGAAccccttttgttttccagagaaGTAAACCGTGTTGCTAAGGTGAAGCTCCCCTCCGATGGCTCCTAGATGTCTACTAACCTAGACTCCCTGTGTCCCCCCGGTATCTGCTCCTCTTCCCATGACCACCTCTCAAGATGAGCTCCACAGTCTAGAAACTTGCAGGAATCTGCTCTAGACTTGTCCCTCAAATGACTCCTACCTCCCCTTCTAGTTTCCAGTTCTTATCCATGCTTGTtctctttaatgtattctttcCACTCCATCTTCATTGCTACTTATTTTCCAAGCCTGTTTGACCACAAAATTGGTTCCTCGTGGAACAAACTGGGGATCTGCAggtggaaaaataaatgacataattCCGGGGAAGGGCTAGGACACCTTTTGTAGAGCCTTTGTGTGGCGACTAGATAGCAGCTCCCACATCCTGCTAACCATCAGAGACATGGGGGCACCAAGTCAGAGTTGTGATGTGGACTAAGGGAGATTTGTGGCAATATGGCAGCTTGCTTTTACTTGGGGTTAGGGTAGAAGAGACCTAGGATCTTTAGAGCAATGGGATTTTAGTTCAGGAAGAGATCTTCATTCTTAACTTTCTgattttacaaaataagaaactaaggcccagaggcTTGGCAATAGTGACAGCAAATTGGGAGGAAAGCTCAGACTGAAGCCTAGATCTCCTCTTCTAGTAAAGCCCCCTTTCCACTCTGCCCCCAAGTCCCTTTTTGCAGAAACAGTGCCCTGTTGCTGAAAGGGTCCTTGGTGAGCATCTTGTAGGCGAAAGACCTAAGGCCCAGAGAAATTCGGTGATATGTCGGCCACACTAAGTGAGGATGGGGACCACAGGAAGAAGCCCCAGCAGCACCCATTGGGGCTCCAAAGCCAAGGTTCCCTGGTACTTGCCCTTTCTGAGCCCCAGGATACCCTTGAGTTCTATAGAATTAttccttttgtgattttttttgttcctgAGTGAttcctgtttccagtttttccatgAACATAGGATCTGACTCTTTTCCAGAAGATTCAAAGGTAGCACAGTTGGGCTGAGCGCGAGCTTCTTGGGTTTTGACTTCTCAACCTCACCCCCAGCTTTTGTCACCCTGCTGAGGGACCCACATGGCCCGGGTCTAGTTCATGTGAACCTTCATGATCCCTGACTTCAGCCCCTTGGGCACAGGCGGCCCTGCTCCAGGCGCTGGGGGCGATGCAAAGCCAGCTCTGTGTGCGTCTCAGACGATGAGAATCTCTGATGGTGTTTTGTGTAGAGTTTTCACCTTAAACCTTGGCAGGGTGGAAGGGGAACATGGGGGAGATACAAGGGGGGAAAGGAAATACAGAGtaagggggaaagaaagacagaaacagcAGTAGGAAATACTCTGGGTACTGAGTGAGGAGCCAGAAAAGCAAGATAGAGTGCGATACAGAGCGAGCGGGCTGAGGGTCTCCCGTCTCTGTGCTCCTGCCTCTCACGGCGAGGAGCTGGGAATCCCGGGCTGGGTGCTGCCAGGGGCCCTGAAGAGATCAGCTGGTTCGTCTGTTATTTTGTAGCCAACAGccctgagacccagagaaatCAAAGGTGCCAGAATCACATGTACAGCCTTGTGCGCCAGGACTGAGGGAGCTGCCTCCGGGGTCAGGGCTCTGGGTGGAGTCCTGTTCTCTGTTCTCGCCTGTGTTTCCAGCCTGGATTCAGCCCCCCCTGGCCTGGGAGTCATCCCTGGGACCCACTGCCTGCCGGTGCTGCTGTTCTGCCGACTAACTGGAAGTCTCTCTTATTGCCTTGGTACAGGATACACTGCGGGGACTCCATACAAGGTCCCACCGACCCAGAGTAACACTGCTCCACCCCCCTACTCCCCATCACCCAACCCCTATCAGACGGCCATGTATCCAATCAGAAGTGCCTACCCCCAGCAGAATCTGTATGCCCAGGTAGGTGCATGTGGGAGCCTGGGCCCACCTCTTCTGCAGGTAAAAGGGCCACCAGCCTGGGGAGGGTGGGTGCgcgaaagaaagagaaggaagacgAGTTCATGGCTCTGGCCAGCTGTCACTGTCGTGTCAGTGAGACACTAGCCCTGAGCCCGGGGGAGGggggtgtacacacacacagtcacttaGGTTAATGGAGCCCAGAATGGTCAGAAGGGCAGGGGCCGTGGAGATCACCCAGCTCAACTTCTTTTCATACACGTGGGGAAGCTGAGACGCAGAGGCAGTGACtggttcaaggtcacacagggagcTACTGGCTGAGTGAGGAGGAGACCCCTATGTCTTGGGCATCTCTCCCTACCCCCCACACTGACCCTTCCTTGATAAAGTGTGAGCTTGGGTGGGGAGGAGATAAGTGCCCAGGCTCTGCCCCCAGTTCCCTGTCTGACACTGGGCAAGTGTCCCCCCCGCTTAGTGCTCCCATCTGGGCTACTTCACCTATAGAACGTGTGCGCTCTGACCGGAAGGCTATGTGACAGTGACTATATGAGTCTTCAACATTCACATAGCACTTTTTCGGGAGTGACAGTTCTACCTGAGTTGTAAGTAGTGAGGAGAACACTGTTGCATTTAAAAACAGCTGTATTGTAGAGTAGAATGTACAACTGAAAAGACAGAACATAGACTGGAGATTCGTTCGTCTTGTTGATGGTGGGCTGCTTTGCACTGTGCTCTCAGATCTCGGGCTACAAACCTACATTTTGAGGTTGTTGTCATTGTTTAGTGGAAAGATTTGAGAAGCTCTGGATTAAGATGAGCCAGGGGCCCCTGTCTACTCCCCCCAAAGATCAGTAGGCATGTGGGCTGTGGCAGCAGGAAGCAGCCCCAGGACCCAGGCAGTGGGAAGTCATCTGGTCGTTGTCTCCATCCTACACCTTTTTTCCTAAAGGGTAATAGGTAGCAGGATACGTTTAGGGAAATGCTCTGCATATATGACATTTTCCCAACATGTGACAGTTCAGCACTGCTCGCACCAGTGTGACACTTGCACTAATGCTTCCCGAGCTCAGCAGCGCCGCCCAGTTCCTTCTTCACTCATCGGGTGTGGTCCCAGCCGCACACTCTAGGCAGCTCATGGAGCGCAATGCAACAAAATAACAGATATTTTAAAGTGCTCACATCTGTGTTAAGGGAGTAGACCTGTTAGCCCGTTGGACCTTCCTAGCGGCCCTAGGAGCAACGCAAGACAGGGCTGGAGCCTTACTGTTCAGACCAAAAGCCGAGCCCAGCATGGAGCTGACCACAGTCACGTAGTAAGACAGCAACAGAGCCCTTGCTGGGCCCACGCCTTGTGCCTGGGCCAGTGCTTCTCGGACCCCCTCCCTTAGGGCCTGGGAAGAGcaggccccaccctccaccccccaaaagcCCATGTGACCTCAGTCTCCTTTCCCCCAGGGAGCCTACTACACACAGCCGGTGTACGCTGCCCAGCCCCATGTCATCCACCACACCACGGTCGTCCAGCCCAACAGCATCCCCTCTGCCATCTACCCAGCACCTGTCGCTGCCCCCAGGACCAACGGTGTGGCGATGGGCATGGTGGCTGGAACCACCATGGCGATGTCAGCAGGTGAGGGCCACCTCTGTGTCagtccctccccctcctcccggAGCTCCTGAGGGTGGAGAACAGGCATGGAATCAGCCGTAGCACAGcgtgggagcacagaggaaggacCCTCTGAATCTGTCTGCAAGGATGAGGACAATCTCGCCGAGGAGGGCATGTTGAGCGAGGCCTTACAGGGTGAACAGAGGCTAACCAGCGATGGCAGAGGGAAGGGCAGTCCACGCAGGAAGAAGATGTGGAGGGGATGGGCGAGGCACTTAGAAAATCAGGATGTGAAGTTGGAAGGGTGGCTGGGGGAGTCGGCAAACATAAAATAGAGAGAATACCTTTCGGGAACCAGGAGCTAGCGAAGGGGTTTAGGCAGAGGAGAGATGGGGTTCGGTTTAAACATTCTCTCTGGCTGCCAGGTGGAGGCAGGATTAGATGGGGAGAGGCTGGAAGCAGGTAGGTCAGTGGGGAGGCTGTAGTTTAGAGGAGATGTGGTGATGCTAGGATTCTGGTAGCAGCAGGGTTCCAGAAAGGAGGTCAGGGGGCAATGCTCCTTAGCAGTCAGGGGCTTAAGGGCTGTCCAATACCTGATTGTAACGCACGGGAGAAGTAGGCGTGCAGGACCCTTCTCCATTTCTGGCTTACTCCACACGTTAGACTAGATTCCTGTCCCTCCGGAACGttgaggagggggtgggagagaagcAAGAGGAAGAGCGGGTTTAGGGAGGTCGTTGGATGAGTTGATATTCCAAAGAAGAGCACGAGAAGACGGGAGCTGGGAATGACCTTTAGAGTGTCCCAGCTTTCAAAGAATCAGCTGGGTCACCTTCTGCGGGCAGAGAGTGCGAGGGTGGACTAGGCAGGAGGTGGGAGTTGGGGATTATTCTGCCCCTAAGTAAGGGGTTGTTGAGGGCTCTCATTTCCTCGGGTCATGTCAGGGACCTATTGAACATCCCCTTGGTGCCAGCCTTGTTGTTCGGGTCCTGGGGACCAGTTACTGACCAGTCAGACTAGAGCCCTGCCCTTAGGAACAACTGGTGGGTGGGAAATAACCACGTAAACCAACAGTTACCACTCACTATGACACTTGCAATGAGAGGAGCACACAAAGAAGAGTGAAGGGAGACCCCTGGAGAAGAGGGATTGACTCTGGAGCTACAGAAAAACTTCCTCTAAGGGGAAACCTcaaggtgggggagggcaggcgGCAGTTCATGAGCAGACGGGAGGGGGTGCCGGCCGTGGAGAAGCCGTATGAAGGACCGTGGCTTCATCCTCTTCACCCCAGCATCCGGGGACGGCCTCATCAGCTTTACTTTTCTCTTTGGATGCTCAGGTACCCTGCTGACTGCACCCCAGCACACCGCAATTGGGGCACACCCTGTCTCCATGCCAACGTACAGGGCCCAAGGGACCCCGGCGTACAGCTATGTACCCCCGCACTGGTAAAGCCTGCAGCCCATCCAAGTGAGTGGGGCCCCaggtgggagaggcaggagggtgaCTAAATCCTGGAACTGCTTCAAAGCCCCGGCTTGGTCTGAAGCACAGGTGTCAGTGGGGCAGTTAGTTTTCAGTGACGTCCTGCTCCCAGTTCAGTAGTATCACTCCAGTAAGAGCTGTCACTTTGCGTATATTCTAGACACTTTACGTGCTAGCTCATAATCCTTACAGTAGCTCCGTGCAAAAGGGTGATTAGCTCTATTGTACAGATAACTATTGCTCAGCATCACTTCACCAGTAAAAGTGAAGCTGGGACTTGGAACTCCAGTCCTCTAGTGCTAAATCCTATGTTCTTTACGATACAGTCTTCAGACTTCCTTTAACTGTGGGCCGCATCCTGCAAAGGAAATCTTACCTCAGTCAGGTGGGACCAGGTGGAGACCTCAGGCCAACCGCCAGCGCCCGCTTCCTCACGGACCTGGGCAGCTCCTGAGGCGGCACCAGTGAGCCACGGGCCACCAGGGTTATCCCTGCACTACCTCcctcctcagcccccaccctccagctCCTCCAGGAGCTCTTGGCCCTGGACGGGAAGCGGGCAGCGTCACTGGGAAGGCACAGTGAGGGGAGGGGGTCCAGTGGCTGCCTGATGGCCTTGCGAATGTCACTGTCACTAATggcttccccttcctcccccagatCTGGAGTCACAAATCGTATGCAACTACTCAAGTCTTACACAGGTGCTGGAGCAGCTCCCTAGCAGCACCACCTCTATTTGCAAGAAGAGACAACGGAAGTGCAAGGGTCACTTTATGCATCTTTAAcggttttgattttgatttttgttttttgtaaaagcTGCTTTTTCTGatctcctgcctctcccccactTCCCCTCTTAGTCACGGCCCTTGCAGCTCTCCCCGCCCTCCTACCTGACCAGGCACATCCTCTctgctcttctttccctcccaagTGTCCCGTCCCCGGGGACCCCAGTCTAGGGGCAGGTAGAGAGTGGGGTTTATTGCAGTGGTTCAGCTGAAGGCATGATTTCCTTTGAAGAGCATAACAGGTGTGGCCCTCAGGTCCAGGGTGGGAACTCAGAGCAGGCCACATCTCTGGGGgattgtttctttgatttttctcaagcGAGATTAGTTTGGGACATTACCATGTCCTGACACAAATGAAATGTCTTCTGAGAACCATCGCAACAGACCAAGAACAAAACTACCTGATTAGGTAggagtgttcatagcagcttaaTACCCCAGGTGAGAACCTGGGAAAACCAGATTCTTTCTATGGGAAaacttgggtggggtgggggggtgggacactgtgggagggaaatggggagagaggTGCTTGCCTGCTGGCTTTGGTTTGCAAGGTCTCTGGCCGAATCGTCTAGGCCTAGACCTCTGATTTGCACAGTAATGTAACCTGACCTGGCACTTCCTCAGAAGGTGATTTGACCTCAGACCTGCCAAGCCGCTGTAGGGCAGTGGGATCCCAGCCTCCCAAAGCCTTGGAAGGCCAGGTGCCCTTGTGTAATCCAGACCGTGGCCTCTGAGCCCTCATGGACCCACTCTGCTGAGGAGCTGTCTCCTGATTAGAGTGGGAAACgcatttctctcccttccctctgcccttcctggtgCCAGGGCTCACCCATCTGTCCCTGGCACTGGCAGGCAGGCCAGGCTCTTGGTTACCTTTTGCCATTCGCGGCCAAAGTGAAGGAACCACATTCCAGGTGGGTGCTGGTGGCTCTGAAGGGCAAGATAGTGAAGGAAAAGCAATAGCAATAAACATTTCATAGACTCATGGAACTGAAGGGACCTTAGCAGTCATCTCATCCATTCCCCTACTTGACAGACGAGGAAGCCGAGACCCAGAGCGGAGGAAAGGACCTAACCCTAGACCTCGCAGGACATGAGCAGGAAATGCAACCTTCCTGCCTAGGGGCGCGGCGCCCGCAGAAGTTCCCCTGGGGATGGGTGGGCTTGGTCTTGCAAACATTAAGTCAGCAGTGCCCACACCCGGTGGGCTCCGGGACAGTATCAGGGCTTTTGTTTCTGCTCTTTTCCTCCATGGACTCCAAGGCAGGGGTTGAAGACTGGGCAGAGGTCACAGGGGGGCAGATGGCAGGAGCAGAAattgcaaatgaagaaatagcATTTGGAAATTCTGTGAAGACATCTGGAACTATCATCCTGAGAGAAAAGGAGGATGAGGATGAGGCCCAGGAGACATGGGATCTCCTGGGAGACAGAAGAGGGGTCCCTGGGTCAGGAGGCCCCGCTAGTCGTGGCCGGGATCTGGTTGTCTAGCGCTGCCCCCCTGCACCCAGCACTTGGCTGCGCCAGCAGCCTCCCTAGTGGGGGCGGGAACATTTTCTGTATAAAATGGGGTCGTTGATAACATTTGGGATTTCtaataacttttcattttaaattcatgcaAACTTGGACATACCCCTCCCCCTACCTCCCACATCTCCCTAAAGGAGAACAAAATCAGGAACCCTTGGGCCAGGGCGTCAGAGGCTACCTGGCAGTCCCCAGGAGGGGACAGCCCTTCAGCATCCTCAGTGCAGAGCCAGAGTTGGGGGGCCCACCTTCTTGGCCTTCTCGAGATCTGCAGGACCAGTAAGGAGAAGCCCAGCTATTCTAAACGGTCTGTTCTGGGGTGCTGAAGAGGTTTCACTTTAAAACAACCAAGTTTTCCAGTGTTAATCCATTTTTTGCAAATGCTTCCTTCTGCTCTCTGGTTTTGTAAGGGTGGGTGAAGGTTGTTTTAGATTATGTCATACAT
Coding sequences within:
- the FAM168A gene encoding protein FAM168A isoform X2 — encoded protein: MNPVYSPVQPGAPYGNPKNMAYTGYPTAYPAAAPAYNPSLYPTNSPSYAPATLLMKQAWPQNSSSCGTEGTFHLPVDTGTENRTYQASSAAFRYTAGTPYKVPPTQSNTAPPPYSPSPNPYQTAMYPIRSAYPQQNLYAQGAYYTQPVYAAQPHVIHHTTVVQPNSIPSAIYPAPVAAPRTNGVAMGMVAGTTMAMSAGTLLTAPQHTAIGAHPVSMPTYRAQGTPAYSYVPPHW
- the FAM168A gene encoding protein FAM168A isoform X1, encoding MNPVYSPVQPGAPYGNPKNMAYTGYPTAYPAAAPAYNPSLYPTNSPSYAPEFQFLHSAYATLLMKQAWPQNSSSCGTEGTFHLPVDTGTENRTYQASSAAFRYTAGTPYKVPPTQSNTAPPPYSPSPNPYQTAMYPIRSAYPQQNLYAQGAYYTQPVYAAQPHVIHHTTVVQPNSIPSAIYPAPVAAPRTNGVAMGMVAGTTMAMSAGTLLTAPQHTAIGAHPVSMPTYRAQGTPAYSYVPPHW
- the FAM168A gene encoding protein FAM168A isoform X3, with the translated sequence MNPVYSPVQPGAPYGNPKNMAYTGYPTAYPAAAPAYNPSLYPTNSPSYAPGYTAGTPYKVPPTQSNTAPPPYSPSPNPYQTAMYPIRSAYPQQNLYAQGAYYTQPVYAAQPHVIHHTTVVQPNSIPSAIYPAPVAAPRTNGVAMGMVAGTTMAMSAGTLLTAPQHTAIGAHPVSMPTYRAQGTPAYSYVPPHW